One Fibrobacter sp. UBA4297 genomic region harbors:
- a CDS encoding Rpn family recombination-promoting nuclease/putative transposase yields MNREQYAEMLRTISEVHKAGGDIHKCIKEYRKKYKYVYIYNDSIFKMLFGNPNNMRMTASFLNAILKLDGGDCIDNLTFVNPAVDGAFVKTTTSDIVAENKRLERIVLEVQHVEDETYSDRLVFYTAKHTIASKPRGDSYWLRDLNLISLQMFNGFPNSKNYRHSIRLKNQDNEEFFKKQTVTLVEIPKFLKGDYASDESLLAQWLRVIDGLNNEIPVAVPEESMLGLLQKKAELSIFTEEFLVSEAMAMSDRQYEMYVEKKHARKEGLEEGRAEGRAEGRAEGRAEGLAEGANTKAREMAKKMLQKNKPLEEIIEFTELSETEVLSIKASLA; encoded by the coding sequence ATGAATAGGGAACAATACGCAGAAATGCTCCGCACCATTAGCGAGGTACATAAGGCGGGAGGCGATATTCACAAGTGCATTAAGGAGTATCGCAAAAAATACAAATACGTCTATATTTACAACGATTCTATCTTTAAGATGTTGTTTGGAAATCCGAATAACATGAGGATGACGGCAAGCTTTTTGAATGCTATTCTCAAGTTGGATGGGGGCGACTGCATTGACAATCTTACTTTTGTGAATCCGGCGGTTGATGGGGCTTTTGTCAAGACGACCACTTCGGATATTGTAGCCGAGAACAAGCGTTTGGAGCGCATCGTTCTGGAGGTTCAGCATGTCGAAGACGAGACTTACAGCGACCGCTTGGTGTTCTATACGGCAAAGCACACGATTGCAAGCAAGCCCCGTGGCGACAGCTACTGGTTGCGGGATTTGAACCTCATCAGTTTGCAGATGTTCAACGGATTCCCAAATTCCAAGAATTACCGCCACAGCATCCGTCTCAAAAATCAGGACAACGAGGAATTTTTCAAGAAGCAGACGGTCACTCTTGTCGAAATTCCCAAGTTTCTCAAGGGCGATTATGCTTCAGATGAAAGTCTTTTGGCACAGTGGCTTAGGGTTATTGACGGGCTTAACAACGAGATTCCGGTTGCCGTGCCAGAAGAATCGATGCTCGGGCTATTGCAGAAAAAGGCGGAATTGAGTATCTTTACTGAAGAGTTTTTGGTAAGTGAGGCTATGGCTATGAGCGACCGCCAATATGAAATGTATGTAGAAAAGAAACACGCCCGCAAAGAAGGTCTTGAAGAAGGCAGAGCAGAAGGACGTGCTGAAGGACGCGCTGAAGGTCGTGCTGAAGGGCTGGCGGAAGGAGCAAATACCAAGGCTCGTGAAATGGCAAAGAAAATGCTTCAGAAGAATAAGCCTCTTGAAGAAATCATTGAATTTACGGAACTCTCCGAGACCGAAGTTCTTTCGATCAAGGCGTCTCTCGCCTAA
- a CDS encoding trans-sulfuration enzyme family protein: MSRCIETDCIHLKDDEAVACKKHYGSVSFPIYQTATFAHPAVGKSTGYDYSRLQNPTREQLEKVVANLEHGIGALALSSGMAAIALLFEIFKPGDHIIADSDLYGGSIRLFDNISRKNGLKITSLDFTRDNVEEYIDQNTRAIYLETPTNPMMNVYDIRAFAKIAKRHGILLIVDNTFLSPYFQNPLDLGADIVVHSGTKYLGGHNDTIAGFLVTNREDILEQFRFIIKTTGAGLAPFDSWLVLRGIKTLALRMERAQENAIAIAKFLANEPNVTEVIYPGLPQHPGHKTIKQQARGFGAMLTFKVTDKDIALSILEKVRLIQFAESLGGVETLITYPVTQTHADVPPEILAKNGITDATLRLSVGIEKVDDLIDDLRNALNESRRG; encoded by the coding sequence ATGTCTCGATGTATTGAAACAGACTGCATTCACTTAAAAGACGACGAAGCCGTTGCATGTAAAAAGCATTACGGTTCCGTCAGTTTCCCGATTTATCAAACGGCAACTTTTGCACACCCCGCTGTAGGAAAATCAACAGGCTACGATTATTCACGGCTTCAAAATCCAACAAGAGAACAGCTCGAAAAAGTCGTGGCGAATTTAGAACATGGCATTGGTGCATTGGCTCTTAGCTCTGGAATGGCAGCAATTGCGCTCCTCTTTGAAATTTTCAAGCCGGGCGATCACATCATTGCCGATTCCGATCTCTACGGCGGAAGCATTCGTTTATTCGATAATATTTCTCGCAAGAATGGCTTAAAAATTACAAGCCTTGATTTTACTCGAGACAACGTCGAAGAATACATCGATCAAAACACACGCGCCATTTATCTCGAAACGCCGACGAATCCGATGATGAACGTGTACGACATTCGTGCATTCGCAAAAATTGCAAAACGTCACGGAATCTTGCTGATTGTAGATAACACATTCCTCTCGCCATATTTTCAGAATCCGTTGGATTTAGGCGCAGACATTGTCGTCCACAGTGGCACAAAGTATCTAGGCGGGCACAACGACACCATCGCAGGGTTCCTCGTCACGAACCGTGAAGACATTTTAGAGCAGTTCCGTTTCATCATCAAGACAACTGGCGCAGGGCTTGCACCATTTGACTCCTGGCTTGTTTTGCGCGGCATCAAGACACTTGCGCTCCGCATGGAACGCGCTCAAGAAAATGCCATCGCCATTGCAAAATTTCTCGCCAATGAGCCTAACGTGACCGAAGTCATTTATCCGGGACTTCCGCAACACCCAGGGCACAAAACGATAAAGCAGCAAGCACGCGGTTTTGGCGCCATGCTCACGTTCAAAGTCACAGACAAAGACATTGCACTTTCGATTCTTGAAAAAGTTCGCCTCATTCAATTTGCAGAAAGCCTCGGTGGTGTAGAAACACTCATTACATACCCCGTCACTCAAACCCATGCAGACGTTCCGCCCGAAATTCTTGCAAAAAACGGAATCACGGATGCGACATTGAGACTTTCCGTCGGTATCGAAAAAGTAGATGACTTGATTGACGATTTGCGAAACGCACTCAACGAATCACGCAGGGGGTAA
- a CDS encoding helix-turn-helix transcriptional regulator — MVLHFVFLQRIANLYPATASLIDDLTRRITQDLPAKQQDILKSYSKELNGRILFMGTPPNYDENVSKNLPTILNAIRQKRKVQIKYTDNWGTPSNKLRVPLMIAISHGDIYIGCVSQHHPDKTYALKLQRIESVKLLKENFEEDPKVVESLRKRIRTGSLLLGDQNPQEEKVVIYFPKYAKNFLKERPYHRSMKMENAPGDEIRVTMKVEVNELLKQWIMYYGNIATVEQPKKLKQMILETAKKLVEKYE, encoded by the coding sequence ATGGTTTTGCATTTCGTCTTTTTGCAGCGCATCGCAAACTTGTACCCGGCAACAGCAAGCCTTATCGATGACCTTACCAGAAGAATTACGCAGGATTTGCCCGCGAAACAGCAGGATATTCTGAAGAGCTATTCGAAAGAACTAAACGGTCGCATTCTCTTTATGGGGACTCCGCCAAATTACGACGAAAACGTGAGCAAGAACCTGCCGACTATTCTGAACGCGATTCGTCAAAAGCGTAAAGTACAGATAAAATATACTGACAATTGGGGAACACCGTCAAACAAGCTACGCGTTCCGCTGATGATCGCCATAAGTCATGGAGACATTTATATCGGTTGCGTTTCGCAGCACCACCCCGATAAAACTTACGCGTTAAAATTGCAACGCATTGAATCGGTGAAATTGCTGAAGGAAAATTTTGAAGAAGATCCGAAGGTGGTTGAATCACTGCGCAAGCGCATCCGCACGGGATCGTTGCTTTTGGGCGACCAGAATCCGCAAGAAGAAAAAGTCGTTATTTACTTCCCGAAGTACGCCAAAAACTTTTTGAAAGAACGTCCGTACCACCGTTCCATGAAAATGGAAAACGCGCCAGGCGACGAGATCCGCGTGACAATGAAAGTCGAGGTAAACGAGCTGCTTAAGCAGTGGATTATGTATTACGGGAACATCGCGACGGTCGAACAACCAAAAAAGCTAAAGCAAATGATACTGGAAACAGCAAAAAAGCTCGTGGAAAAGTACGAGTAA
- the mnmA gene encoding tRNA 2-thiouridine(34) synthase MnmA, whose product MSQKKRVAVGLSGGVDSALSAYLLKKQGYEVIGMTMATWDGSVKMPVVEGREGCYGPSEDKNIEEAKLVAERLGIPHYVVPVAEDYKREVLDYFRAEYRAGRTPNPCVRCNQNIKFGALQHAARKLGIDFDYFATGHYARLDFKNPDVPFLYEALDEHKDQTYFLSRLSAEQLSTVIFPLGGMQKADVKALAKEIGWDDFATKRESQDFIECGDYSVLFDESDNVPGDFIDVNGKVLGKHKGIVHYTIGQRKGLNIGGQAEPLYVVAIDAHHNQVILGPRNALSCTEVSAVDLNLMVSETSPLLRQPLTAHIRLGHKGAVARITSLDTAAGTISVQFDEPQFASAPGQVLVLYADKGVVASGIISSGT is encoded by the coding sequence ATGTCACAAAAAAAGCGAGTCGCAGTAGGACTTTCTGGCGGTGTGGACTCCGCCCTTTCGGCGTATTTACTGAAAAAGCAAGGATACGAAGTTATCGGCATGACAATGGCGACGTGGGACGGCTCCGTAAAAATGCCTGTGGTCGAAGGCCGCGAAGGTTGCTACGGTCCGAGCGAAGACAAGAATATCGAAGAAGCAAAGCTCGTTGCCGAGCGTCTCGGGATTCCGCATTATGTTGTTCCGGTCGCCGAAGATTACAAGCGAGAAGTTCTTGACTATTTCCGTGCGGAATACCGCGCAGGGAGAACACCAAATCCGTGCGTCCGTTGCAATCAGAACATCAAGTTCGGAGCGCTACAGCATGCAGCGCGCAAGCTCGGGATTGATTTTGACTACTTTGCGACAGGGCATTACGCGCGTCTTGATTTCAAGAATCCCGATGTTCCGTTCTTGTACGAAGCATTGGACGAACATAAAGACCAGACATACTTTTTATCGAGACTCTCGGCAGAGCAACTTTCCACCGTGATTTTTCCGCTCGGCGGAATGCAGAAAGCAGACGTGAAAGCGCTCGCCAAAGAAATCGGCTGGGACGATTTTGCAACAAAGCGCGAAAGCCAGGACTTTATCGAGTGTGGCGATTACTCGGTACTGTTTGACGAGAGCGATAACGTTCCCGGAGATTTTATCGATGTGAACGGCAAGGTTCTCGGGAAGCACAAGGGCATTGTGCATTACACGATCGGGCAACGCAAGGGGCTTAACATAGGCGGGCAAGCAGAACCGCTTTACGTTGTCGCCATTGACGCGCACCACAATCAGGTAATTCTTGGACCGCGAAACGCATTGAGCTGTACAGAAGTTTCTGCTGTTGACTTGAACTTGATGGTTTCGGAAACATCGCCACTTTTAAGGCAGCCGCTCACAGCACATATTCGTCTCGGGCATAAAGGCGCGGTCGCTAGGATTACGTCTCTAGACACTGCCGCCGGTACAATCAGCGTGCAATTTGACGAACCGCAATTCGCATCGGCACCGGGTCAAGTACTCGTGCTCTATGCAGACAAGGGTGTCGTGGCCTCAGGGATAATCAGCAGCGGAACATAA
- a CDS encoding PLP-dependent cysteine synthase family protein — translation MSNIHHSITELIGHTPLLELHNFEKNHNAKAHILAKLEYFNATGSVKDRAALSMIEEAERTGKLKPGGEIVDLTSGNTGIALAAIVAAKGYKVTIFFESGGSKERVQIIKTYGAQLFDYKDIPELKKALEDGTISDNLVIEAITKYTKEHNAFFINQCENEYNPLAHYNTTGPEIWEDTDGKVDFVVSMAGTGGTLNGLSKYFREKNPNVKIVGVQATPDSRFFTPLSEKHGVIDGVAPFANVDTPPSFLTDSSIYDEYIEVSTLQATGVAHELAEHEGLFLGTSGAAGIYAASIVAARPENEGKNIVVITADSGFKYLSTKVYALGE, via the coding sequence ATGTCAAACATCCATCATTCCATTACAGAACTTATTGGGCATACACCGCTTCTTGAGCTCCACAATTTTGAAAAGAACCACAACGCCAAAGCCCACATTCTCGCCAAGCTTGAATATTTCAACGCTACAGGTTCTGTCAAGGATCGCGCAGCGCTTAGCATGATTGAAGAAGCTGAACGCACAGGCAAATTGAAGCCTGGTGGAGAAATCGTAGACCTCACAAGCGGAAACACAGGCATTGCGCTTGCCGCTATCGTAGCCGCAAAAGGATACAAAGTAACGATTTTCTTTGAATCGGGTGGTTCCAAGGAACGCGTTCAAATCATCAAGACATACGGCGCTCAGCTTTTCGATTACAAGGACATTCCCGAATTAAAAAAAGCCCTTGAAGATGGCACCATTTCTGACAACCTCGTCATCGAGGCTATTACAAAGTACACAAAGGAACACAACGCCTTTTTCATCAACCAGTGCGAAAACGAATACAACCCGCTCGCCCACTACAACACAACCGGGCCTGAAATCTGGGAAGATACAGACGGCAAGGTCGATTTTGTGGTTTCCATGGCTGGCACAGGCGGCACACTGAACGGCCTTTCGAAATATTTCCGCGAGAAAAATCCGAATGTAAAAATCGTGGGCGTGCAAGCCACTCCTGATTCCAGATTTTTCACCCCGCTCTCCGAAAAACACGGAGTCATCGACGGCGTCGCCCCATTTGCAAATGTCGACACACCACCTTCGTTTTTAACCGATTCGTCCATCTACGATGAATACATTGAAGTATCCACACTGCAGGCAACCGGTGTCGCGCACGAACTCGCTGAACACGAGGGACTATTCCTTGGCACATCCGGTGCAGCCGGCATTTACGCTGCTTCAATTGTTGCGGCACGCCCCGAAAACGAAGGCAAGAACATCGTCGTCATCACAGCCGATAGCGGGTTCAAATACCTTTCCACAAAGGTTTACGCACTGGGTGAGTAA
- a CDS encoding MalY/PatB family protein produces MSNALEEKNLDFDTIIDRRHTKSLKYDFYVERGAVKPGEDPSGLLPLWIADMDFKTSSFVQDALVRSAQHGIFGYSDTQDDYFRVLQGFYRRRHNYEIESPDWVTKTPGVMFVLGLAVKAYTNVGDAVIIQEPVYMHFVDVIRDNDRKVVSSDLVYGEDGRYHIDFEDFEKKIVDNNVKLFLLCSPHNPVCRVWTREELLRLGEICLKHHVIVVSDEIHNDFVFEGTHTVFATLGEEFANNSIIVTAPTKTFNLAGVQISHAIIKNPTLRNAFRHQIDATGYSQVSIQGILAAEAAYSKGDVWLDALLKYLKGNIDYTEKFIRENLKGVKLVPMEATYLAWLDFNGTGLTTEQVDDLILHKARLWLNSGTKFGKTGAGFQRLNLACPRSILEKALNRLKVALEAVQ; encoded by the coding sequence ATGTCAAATGCTCTCGAAGAAAAAAATTTAGACTTTGATACAATTATCGACCGTCGCCATACGAAATCGCTCAAGTACGATTTCTATGTGGAACGTGGTGCTGTAAAGCCGGGAGAAGACCCGTCCGGGCTACTTCCGCTTTGGATTGCCGACATGGATTTTAAGACAAGTTCATTCGTGCAAGATGCGTTAGTCCGTTCGGCCCAGCACGGGATATTTGGATACAGCGACACTCAGGACGATTATTTCCGTGTTCTGCAGGGATTCTACCGCCGTCGTCACAATTATGAAATTGAAAGCCCGGATTGGGTTACCAAAACGCCCGGCGTCATGTTCGTGCTCGGCTTGGCCGTAAAAGCATATACAAATGTTGGCGATGCCGTCATCATTCAGGAACCGGTCTACATGCACTTTGTCGATGTCATCAGAGATAATGACCGTAAAGTCGTCAGCAGCGATCTCGTTTACGGAGAAGACGGCCGTTACCATATAGACTTCGAAGATTTTGAAAAAAAGATTGTTGATAACAACGTGAAATTATTCTTGCTATGCAGCCCGCACAATCCGGTTTGCCGCGTCTGGACCCGGGAAGAGCTCTTGCGCCTCGGCGAAATCTGTTTAAAGCATCACGTCATTGTCGTAAGCGATGAAATCCACAACGATTTTGTCTTTGAAGGGACGCACACCGTATTCGCCACACTTGGGGAAGAATTCGCAAACAACTCCATCATCGTCACCGCCCCGACCAAAACATTCAACCTGGCCGGCGTTCAAATTTCGCACGCCATCATCAAGAACCCAACACTTCGCAACGCATTTCGTCATCAAATTGACGCCACGGGTTATAGCCAAGTGAGCATTCAAGGGATCCTCGCAGCCGAAGCCGCATACTCCAAAGGCGATGTATGGCTCGACGCCCTCCTCAAGTATCTCAAAGGCAACATTGACTACACCGAAAAATTTATTCGCGAAAACCTCAAAGGCGTAAAGCTCGTGCCGATGGAAGCGACATATCTCGCCTGGCTAGACTTTAACGGCACCGGACTCACGACTGAGCAAGTTGACGATCTTATACTCCACAAGGCCCGACTCTGGCTCAATAGTGGCACAAAATTTGGAAAGACCGGTGCAGGGTTTCAACGATTAAACCTCGCTTGTCCACGCAGCATACTAGAAAAAGCCCTCAACAGATTAAAAGTTGCACTCGAAGCCGTCCAATAG
- the cysK gene encoding cysteine synthase A translates to MSKIYASADQLIGHTPLLEVSHIEKENNLGAKILAKLEYFNPAGSVKDRIAKAMIDDAEAAGKLKPGSVIIEPTSGNTGIGLASVAAARGYRIIIVMPETMSVERRQLIKAYGAEIVLTEGAKGMKGAIARAAELAQEIPNSFIPGQFVNPANPAAHKATTGPEIWEDTDGKVDIFVAGVGTGGTVTGVGEYLKSQNPNVKVVAVEPESSPVLSKGTAGPHKIQGIGAGFVPDTLNTSVYDEVLPVKNEDAFAAGKAIAKAEGILVGISSGAALHAAIELAKRPENKGKTIVALLPDSGDRYLSTPLFAD, encoded by the coding sequence ATGTCTAAAATTTACGCATCAGCTGACCAGCTTATCGGTCATACCCCCCTCCTTGAAGTTTCCCATATCGAAAAGGAAAACAATCTTGGAGCCAAAATTCTCGCCAAGCTCGAGTACTTCAACCCCGCAGGTTCTGTCAAAGATCGTATTGCCAAGGCAATGATAGACGACGCCGAAGCAGCAGGCAAACTCAAACCGGGTTCCGTGATTATCGAACCGACTTCAGGCAACACGGGTATCGGTCTTGCTTCTGTTGCGGCCGCTCGTGGCTACCGCATCATCATCGTGATGCCGGAAACCATGAGTGTTGAACGCCGCCAGCTCATCAAGGCCTACGGTGCAGAAATCGTTCTCACTGAAGGCGCTAAGGGCATGAAGGGCGCCATCGCACGCGCTGCAGAACTTGCTCAGGAAATTCCGAACAGTTTCATTCCGGGACAGTTCGTGAATCCGGCAAACCCGGCAGCCCACAAGGCTACAACGGGTCCGGAAATTTGGGAAGACACGGATGGCAAGGTTGACATTTTCGTCGCAGGCGTAGGTACTGGTGGAACGGTCACAGGTGTCGGTGAATACCTCAAGTCCCAAAATCCGAATGTGAAGGTTGTCGCAGTTGAACCGGAATCTTCTCCGGTGCTTTCCAAGGGCACGGCTGGTCCGCACAAGATCCAGGGTATTGGCGCAGGCTTTGTTCCGGATACTTTGAACACCTCCGTCTATGACGAAGTGCTCCCGGTCAAGAACGAAGACGCATTTGCCGCAGGGAAGGCAATTGCCAAGGCTGAAGGCATTCTCGTGGGTATTTCTTCTGGCGCAGCTTTGCACGCCGCAATTGAACTCGCAAAGCGTCCGGAAAACAAGGGCAAGACGATTGTCGCACTCCTCCCGGATAGCGGCGACCGTTACCTTTCCACTCCGCTCTTCGCTGACTAA
- a CDS encoding O-acetylhomoserine aminocarboxypropyltransferase/cysteine synthase family protein, with translation MTTQNKLHFETLQLHVGQETADPATDSRAVPIYQTTSYVFHNAQHASDRFHLKDAGNIYGRLTNTTQDVFEKRIAALEGGIAGLAVASGAAALTYAITALARKGDHVVAQRTIYGGTYNLLEHTLRPFGIDTTFVNTRDLKEVESSIKENTKLVLIETLGNPHSDIPDIEAISEIAHKHKIPVLIDNTFGTPYLIRPLEHGADIVIHSATKFIGGHGTTLGGVIVDGGKFDWAASGKFPQFTETNPSYGVPFTAAAGAAAYIVYIRAILLRDEGAAISPFNAFLLLQGTETLSLRLDRHVENTKKVLEFLVKHPKVAKVNHPSFKDHPDHKLYERYFPNGGGSIFTFDVKGGQAEAFKFIDSLKIFSLLANVADVKSLVVHPYTTTHSELTPEELAAAGISPATIRLSIGTEHYEDIINDLAQALDNI, from the coding sequence ATGACGACTCAGAACAAGCTCCATTTTGAAACTCTTCAGCTCCACGTCGGTCAGGAGACCGCTGATCCGGCAACCGATTCCCGCGCAGTTCCTATATACCAGACCACTTCTTACGTGTTCCATAACGCTCAGCACGCTTCTGACCGTTTCCACCTGAAGGATGCAGGCAACATTTACGGCCGACTCACCAACACCACGCAGGACGTTTTTGAAAAGCGCATTGCGGCTCTCGAAGGCGGTATCGCAGGCCTTGCGGTCGCTTCTGGCGCAGCAGCCCTCACTTACGCTATCACGGCTCTCGCTCGCAAGGGTGACCATGTTGTCGCACAGCGCACCATCTACGGTGGCACCTACAACCTCTTGGAACACACGCTCCGTCCGTTCGGCATCGACACGACTTTCGTGAACACTCGCGACCTGAAGGAAGTCGAAAGCTCCATCAAGGAAAACACGAAGCTCGTCCTTATCGAAACTCTCGGCAACCCGCACTCTGACATCCCGGATATCGAAGCCATTTCTGAAATCGCCCACAAGCACAAGATTCCGGTGCTCATCGACAACACCTTCGGCACTCCGTACTTGATCCGCCCGCTGGAACACGGCGCAGACATCGTGATCCACTCTGCAACGAAGTTCATCGGCGGCCACGGTACGACTCTCGGCGGCGTGATTGTTGACGGTGGCAAGTTTGACTGGGCTGCTTCTGGCAAGTTCCCGCAGTTCACCGAAACGAACCCGAGCTACGGCGTTCCGTTCACCGCTGCCGCTGGCGCTGCTGCATATATCGTCTACATCCGCGCAATTCTCCTCCGCGACGAAGGCGCTGCAATTTCCCCGTTCAATGCATTCCTCCTGTTGCAGGGCACGGAAACATTGTCCCTCCGTCTTGACCGCCATGTGGAAAACACCAAGAAGGTTCTCGAATTCCTCGTGAAGCACCCGAAGGTTGCAAAGGTGAACCACCCGAGCTTCAAGGACCATCCGGACCACAAACTTTACGAACGTTACTTCCCGAATGGTGGCGGTTCCATCTTCACGTTCGACGTGAAGGGCGGCCAGGCAGAAGCCTTCAAGTTCATTGACAGCCTCAAGATCTTCAGCTTGCTCGCAAACGTCGCTGACGTGAAGAGCCTCGTTGTTCACCCGTACACCACGACCCACTCGGAACTCACTCCGGAAGAACTCGCCGCAGCAGGTATCTCTCCGGCAACGATCCGTCTCTCCATCGGTACGGAACACTACGAAGACATCATCAACGACCTCGCACAGGCACTGGATAACATTTAA